Part of the Vigna angularis cultivar LongXiaoDou No.4 chromosome 1, ASM1680809v1, whole genome shotgun sequence genome, CCTTTAGAGAACCTTTATTTGGTAGTAATCTCCCTGAAATGGATAGGACCCAGTTGGAGCCATCAAGATTACTGGATATTCTCACAAAAAAATCCTCCTTTCCAGGAAGTTTCATTTCAATCCCAGAAATCCAAGCCCAAAACAAGGTTTTGAAGCATTGTGGGTTGCCTGATGAAGAGTACCTGGTTCTCTTCACTCCAAGTTACAAGGATGCAATGATGTTGGTGGGGGAGAGCTACCCTTTTGTGAGGGGAAACTATTACATGACAATTCTCAGGGAAGAGGAAGACTATATCAGGGAATTTGCTTCTTTTAAGGAATCCAAGGTGATTCTGGCACCCAAAACTTGGCTGAATTTGAGGATAAGAGGGTCACAGCTTAGTCAAAATTTTAGAAGGAAGTGTAAGGTTAGCCTGAAAGGCTTATTTGCATATGAAGCAGATGTGAATGGGACTAATCACTGGGTCTCAGAGGCTCATAGGAACTACTGGCATGTTCTGCTTGATGCCTCTGCATTGGTGCTGGGAAAGGACAGGTTTTGCCTTGGCCTTCACAGGCCTGATTTCTTAGTCTGTTGTCTTGATAACACTCATTCCAATCCTTCAAAAATCACTTGCCTCTTAGTCAGAAAGAAATCTTTTGACACCTCCACTGCTTCTTCTCAGGCCAATTGATGGGTGAGAATGAGTACTCCTTTGAACTGCATTGTCTTAACTTGTATCAAGAACTCGGTTTAACAGTAAATTTTCCTTGAGTATTCTGTAGATTGAATAAAACTTTTGACACATACAGAGAAAACCCCTTATGACTGGTTCATATGTAATTCGGTATCTGTATTCGTCATTCATTACTGATCATTTGGGCGGTTTGTATTTTACTACAAGGAGAAATTCTGATCCGTGCTTGGTTTTTGTGGCCGAACCATAATAGTTAATCTCTTGTAAAGAATTAAAGAGTTTTAGTCGCTACTATTTTGGCTTATGGGAAAGTATTCAGGTGCTCAAATCAAATCTTATAAAACTGAGAAAAGACTGATTTAATTACCACCATGAAGATCTAGTAACTTAAAAAAATGGAGATGCAATAACATTacattcaagtttttttttatagaaaatgcAGATGCATGAATGTGTCATAGTGCAGTCTCAAACAATAAAACATGAGAACAAAGAAAATtgatatattcaaatatttgactttttatacaataaaataataagatttttatACAACACATCtcttatatatttcatatattcaaaacaatttttaggTATTACTGTCAAGATAAAATTGTTGgaaaaaaagttttcaaatttaaaattcattgaaaaagtTTGATGTCCAAGTTGAAAAAGTATATGAAGATTCATATTCTAACTTTTAAAGATCAAATGTTATGATATTGGAATCCACAATAGCCAAAGAAGATAACGATGATaaatgaagaaatataatgAAGAATGTCAAATTTATTAATTCACTAAAGTTCCACaatgaaaaatatgaagaagaaaacaacaaaaaaagtactataaaaataaatagttgttttttgAGTTGTAACCACAACCCAATAGATCTCTTGGGTGCATGAGGGATTTGGATAGTTGTATTGCAaggtttgtaatttttgttagaaaaattGTGCAAGAAGAATTTAAAGTTTTGTccataaaaaattacatgagAAGAGTATGTGTGTCTTTAAATTTATGCTCTTATTTGTGTGTGCTTCCACTTGAAGAGATTCTTTTACTATTGTGTGATTCCCAGTAGTGGTATGGAAGAGGAGTTAGTGTATGTGTGGTTGAGTCTGACTTGTTTAAGGTGATGTTGGTGATAAATTCTCCTTGAGTATCAATGAGTTGTGAGCAACAATGATGTAGAAGTTGTTTATAATGAATCTAATGTACAAGGCAGTAAGGGttgatgacaaaaaaatattgtcatcATCAATGACTCCTTGCATATGCTTGGTTTTTATGGCTAAACCATTTTTCTACAATAGTTAATCCCTTTTgaagaattaaataattttagtcGCTATTATTTTAGCTTGTGGAAAAGTATTTAGGTACTCAAATCAAATCTTATGAAACTGAGAAAAGACTGATTCAAATACCAGCACGAAGATCTACTAACTTAAAAAAATGGAGATGCAATGACATTACATCCAAGTTTTTTACGAAAAATGCAAGAATGTGTCATCGTGCAATCTCAAACAATAAAACATGAGAACaaagaaatttgatatattGCAAATATTTGACTTTCTATTACATTTTgctctctctatatataaaatacattaataaaataaaataatattatttttataaacatatttcttatatattttatatattgaaacaAATGGTTAGGCATtgctataaaaataaaattgttgggaaaaaagttttcaaattcaaaactcATTGAGAAAATTCTAGTGACgtgagaaaaatgtaaattattta contains:
- the LOC108339200 gene encoding uncharacterized protein LOC108339200 isoform X1, which produces MGTNREDHGGSGVTYQEMAEDEAKDIQNVFVVPIHKLIAENPKSNSLVIKKPHVVIPPHIIAEAISTIRDIDIRWSGPITLKEMEYVEQYVLAKYPEYAGLIEGDGNGIDMSSFIINEEPSESMSDDRKKSPRGTFREPLFGSNLPEMDRTQLEPSRLLDILTKKSSFPGSFISIPEIQAQNKVLKHCGLPDEEYLVLFTPSYKDAMMLVGESYPFVRGNYYMTILREEEDYIREFASFKESKVILAPKTWLNLRIRGSQLSQNFRRKCKVSLKGLFAYEADVNGTNHWVSEAHRNYWHVLLDASALVLGKDRFCLGLHRPDFLVCCLDNTHSNPSKITCLLVRKKSFDTSTASSQAN
- the LOC108339200 gene encoding uncharacterized protein LOC108339200 isoform X2: MGTNREDHGGSGEMAEDEAKDIQNVFVVPIHKLIAENPKSNSLVIKKPHVVIPPHIIAEAISTIRDIDIRWSGPITLKEMEYVEQYVLAKYPEYAGLIEGDGNGIDMSSFIINEEPSESMSDDRKKSPRGTFREPLFGSNLPEMDRTQLEPSRLLDILTKKSSFPGSFISIPEIQAQNKVLKHCGLPDEEYLVLFTPSYKDAMMLVGESYPFVRGNYYMTILREEEDYIREFASFKESKVILAPKTWLNLRIRGSQLSQNFRRKCKVSLKGLFAYEADVNGTNHWVSEAHRNYWHVLLDASALVLGKDRFCLGLHRPDFLVCCLDNTHSNPSKITCLLVRKKSFDTSTASSQAN